One window of the Rhizobiaceae bacterium genome contains the following:
- the pncB gene encoding nicotinate phosphoribosyltransferase, with translation MAQTDIARRVYNHTWKLDPIVRSLLDTDFYKLLMLQMIWGMYPDVDATFSLINRTTSVKLAEEIDEGELRAQLDHARELRISKKEMIWLAGNTFYGRKQIFEPEFLSWLEDFRLPEYELRKQDGQYELNFYGPWKYTTLWEIPALAIINELRSRAAMKGLGPFALDVLYARAKARMWDKTERLRALPDIKISDFGTRRRHSFLWQRWCVEALKEGIGDAFTGTSNVLLAMDTDLEALGTNAHELPMVFAALAKSETELRASPYRVLRDWQRYYGGNLLIVLPDAFGTAAFLRDAPDWVADWTGFRPDSAPPIEAGERIIHWWKQKGKDPKQKLLIFSDGLDVETIEETYRHFHGKVRMAFGWGTNLTNDFEDCAPVETDGLKAISLVCKVTEANGRPAVKLSDNPEKATGDPEEIKRYLRIFGNEAREAHKVYV, from the coding sequence ATAGCCCAGACAGACATAGCGCGGCGCGTCTACAACCACACCTGGAAGCTCGATCCGATCGTCCGCAGCCTGCTCGACACGGATTTCTACAAGCTGCTGATGCTGCAGATGATCTGGGGCATGTATCCGGATGTCGACGCCACCTTCTCGCTGATCAACCGCACGACGTCGGTCAAGCTCGCCGAGGAGATCGACGAGGGCGAACTGCGCGCCCAGCTCGACCATGCGCGCGAGCTGAGAATCTCGAAGAAGGAGATGATCTGGCTCGCCGGCAACACCTTCTATGGCCGCAAGCAGATCTTCGAACCGGAATTCCTCAGTTGGCTGGAGGATTTCCGGCTGCCGGAATACGAGCTGCGCAAGCAGGACGGCCAGTACGAGCTGAACTTCTACGGACCGTGGAAATATACGACGCTCTGGGAGATTCCGGCGCTCGCCATCATCAACGAGCTGCGCTCGCGCGCCGCGATGAAGGGGCTCGGTCCCTTCGCGCTGGACGTGCTCTACGCCCGCGCCAAGGCGAGAATGTGGGACAAGACCGAGCGGCTGCGGGCGCTGCCCGACATCAAGATCTCGGATTTCGGCACGCGGCGACGGCACAGCTTCCTTTGGCAGCGCTGGTGCGTGGAAGCGCTCAAGGAAGGCATAGGCGACGCCTTCACCGGCACCAGCAACGTGCTGCTCGCCATGGACACCGACCTCGAGGCGCTGGGCACCAACGCGCACGAACTGCCGATGGTGTTCGCCGCGCTGGCGAAGAGCGAAACGGAGCTGCGCGCCTCGCCCTACCGGGTGCTGCGCGACTGGCAGCGCTACTATGGCGGCAACCTGCTGATCGTGCTGCCGGATGCGTTCGGTACGGCGGCCTTCCTGCGCGACGCGCCGGACTGGGTGGCCGACTGGACCGGTTTTCGCCCGGACAGCGCCCCGCCCATCGAGGCCGGCGAGCGCATCATCCACTGGTGGAAGCAGAAGGGGAAGGACCCGAAGCAGAAACTGCTTATCTTCTCCGACGGGCTCGACGTCGAAACGATCGAGGAGACCTACAGGCATTTCCACGGCAAGGTGCGCATGGCCTTCGGCTGGGGCACCAACCTGACCAACGATTTCGAGGACTGCGCGCCGGTGGAGACCGACGGGCTGAAGGCGATCTCGCTGGTCTGCAAGGTGACGGAGGCGAACGGCCGGCCGGCGGTGAAGCTCTCCGACAATCCGGAGAAGGCGACGGGCGATCCGGAGGAGATCAAGCGCTACCTCAGGATCTTCGGCAACGAGGCCCGCGAAGCGCACAAGGTGTATGTGTAA
- a CDS encoding caspase family protein, whose product MRQGLGVLVLAFGAFSALTQAALAETRALVVGVSGYPALAEPLRLTGPKNDSREFANTIVRLGVPAANVTVLADGVSGLADGIATDGPGTKAAILAGLDRLAEESKAGDLVVFYFSGHGSQQPDLDGDEEGNADEIFLPYDVGKWGKDGVENALIDDELRGRVDAIRAKGADFFGVIDACHSATGFRDIPGQDARSREVDPADLGVPDFSPAQSRAVLDAAPAQSDGRRGRAAFFYAAQESEEALEKVPPNGEEGQNFGVFTYNLVRRMNETPALTYRNLHQAVMADIKRNTLMSTQTPEIEGDLIDEPVLQLSGATARRQWQIFGGKMQGGQFDGITAGSIVGLYADPAADDGDAVAYGKVEQAGATRSVVTPTGYPCDDDGSCPAPADEAAFKKGRFARLAQPGIDLTVSLSEPVRIDAGDGHDYAPAIAALNAAVGAPPLSARVSLRKSGYDVAVALVDGKLAFAPSAGAIDANGPGSSPRLTLPADPAQAAAAVSDAVSRIGKVLALQRLGDNVEGLKDVGFSTEISVAKAKPSAIRDGVCSTDRADYEPAVAAGDAPRFAECDIVSVAMKNGGRKPLDVTVLLAAADFSLTPVWPQDGASSRILQSESKTAEMLQMAPGAPNAADERLIFLAVPGVGRASVVFDNLEQEGLRAAPDDPAGIAALRDLLATGLNDMSRATTTAPARIEEEMSISVRPFHVEKGRNG is encoded by the coding sequence ATGAGACAGGGCTTGGGGGTTCTGGTCTTGGCGTTCGGCGCATTTTCCGCGCTGACGCAGGCCGCACTGGCGGAGACGCGGGCGCTCGTCGTCGGCGTGTCCGGCTATCCGGCATTGGCCGAGCCGCTGAGGCTGACCGGGCCGAAAAACGACAGCCGCGAATTCGCCAATACCATCGTGCGTCTCGGCGTGCCCGCCGCCAACGTCACCGTGCTGGCGGACGGGGTTTCCGGGCTCGCGGACGGCATCGCGACCGACGGACCGGGAACCAAGGCGGCGATCCTCGCCGGCCTCGACCGGCTGGCGGAGGAGAGCAAGGCGGGCGATCTCGTCGTCTTCTACTTCTCCGGCCACGGCTCGCAGCAGCCGGACCTCGACGGCGACGAAGAGGGCAATGCCGACGAGATCTTCCTGCCCTACGATGTCGGCAAATGGGGCAAGGACGGCGTCGAGAACGCCCTGATCGACGACGAGCTTCGCGGCCGGGTCGATGCGATCCGCGCCAAGGGCGCGGACTTCTTCGGCGTCATCGACGCCTGCCATTCCGCCACCGGCTTCCGCGACATTCCCGGACAGGACGCGCGGTCGCGCGAGGTCGATCCCGCCGATCTCGGCGTGCCGGATTTCTCCCCGGCGCAATCGCGCGCCGTCCTCGACGCAGCTCCCGCGCAGAGTGACGGCAGGCGCGGCCGCGCCGCCTTCTTCTACGCCGCGCAGGAGAGCGAGGAGGCGCTGGAAAAAGTGCCGCCGAACGGCGAGGAAGGCCAGAATTTCGGTGTCTTCACCTACAATCTCGTGCGCCGCATGAACGAGACGCCGGCGCTGACCTATCGCAACCTGCATCAGGCGGTGATGGCCGACATCAAGCGCAACACGCTGATGTCGACGCAGACGCCGGAGATCGAGGGCGACCTGATCGACGAGCCGGTGCTCCAGCTTTCCGGCGCGACGGCGCGGCGCCAGTGGCAGATCTTCGGCGGCAAGATGCAGGGCGGTCAGTTCGACGGCATCACCGCCGGCTCGATCGTCGGCCTCTATGCCGATCCGGCGGCCGATGACGGCGACGCGGTCGCTTACGGCAAGGTGGAGCAGGCGGGCGCGACGCGCAGCGTGGTGACGCCCACCGGCTATCCCTGCGACGATGACGGCTCCTGCCCCGCGCCGGCCGACGAGGCCGCTTTCAAGAAAGGGCGCTTCGCGCGCCTCGCGCAGCCGGGCATCGACCTGACGGTCAGCCTGTCGGAGCCGGTGCGCATCGATGCCGGCGACGGCCACGACTACGCGCCGGCGATCGCCGCGCTCAACGCCGCCGTGGGCGCACCGCCGCTCAGCGCCCGCGTCTCGCTGCGGAAAAGCGGCTATGACGTGGCGGTGGCGCTGGTGGACGGCAAGCTCGCCTTCGCGCCGAGCGCGGGCGCGATCGACGCCAACGGCCCCGGCTCCTCGCCGCGCCTGACGCTGCCGGCCGATCCGGCGCAGGCGGCGGCTGCGGTTTCCGACGCCGTGTCGCGCATCGGAAAAGTGCTCGCGCTGCAACGGCTCGGCGACAATGTCGAAGGGCTGAAGGATGTCGGCTTCTCGACCGAGATATCCGTGGCGAAGGCGAAGCCGTCCGCGATCAGGGACGGCGTCTGCTCCACCGACCGCGCGGACTACGAGCCCGCCGTGGCGGCGGGCGACGCGCCGCGCTTTGCCGAATGCGATATCGTCTCGGTCGCCATGAAGAACGGGGGCAGGAAGCCGCTCGACGTCACCGTGCTGCTCGCCGCGGCCGATTTCTCGCTGACGCCGGTCTGGCCGCAGGACGGCGCGTCGAGCCGCATCCTGCAATCGGAGAGCAAGACCGCCGAAATGCTGCAGATGGCGCCGGGCGCGCCAAACGCGGCCGACGAGCGCCTGATCTTCCTGGCCGTGCCGGGCGTCGGCCGCGCCAGCGTCGTCTTCGACAATCTCGAACAGGAGGGTCTTCGGGCCGCGCCGGACGATCCGGCCGGGATCGCCGCGCTGCGCGACCTGCTCGCGACGGGACTGAACGACATGAGCCGCGCCACGACGACGGCGCCGGCAAGGATCGAGGAGGAAATGTCCATCAGCGTCCGGCCTTTCCACGTGGAGAAGGGCAGGAACGGCTGA